The Microterricola viridarii nucleotide sequence CGGCGTCGTACCGGATGACGGTGCCGTCATCCAGCTCGAGCACCGGTTTGTTCTCCAGCCAGGTCAGCGTCCAGCGCCAGGTGGAGCGGTCGACGCCGGCCGGCGCCTCATCGCTCTCGACCGCCTCGACGGCGACGAGGACGACCTCGGGCAGGGTGTCCGGCGCGCTCGCGCCGAACGCCCACCGCTTGCCGAGCTGCATCAGGCGCCGCCCTCTGCGTTCGGGTCCATGTCGTAGGTGACCCAGTCCGTGCGCTCCGCGACCTTGTCGTAGAGCAGCTGCGCCACCTCGTTGTCGCTGGCGGTGATCCAGCGCACGACGCTCAGTCGGTTTTCCCTGGCGTAGTCCTTGGCGGTCTCCAGCAGCGCGGCGCCGACGCCGTTGCCGCGGGCCGAGTCGGCCACGTAGAGGTCGTCGAGGAACAGGCCCCGGCTGGCGTCCAGCGGCCGGGCGAACTCCCGCAGGTGGGCGAGCCCAATGAGCTCGCCGTCCTCCTCGGCCACGTAGCCGAAGCTCTCGTGGTTCTTGTCGACCAGCCAGCTCCACAGGATGAGCGCCTTCTGGTCGGTCAGCTGCTTGTTGTAGAAGCTGTTGTAACCCTCATAGAGGCCGATCCAATTGAAGAAGTCTCCATCGGCGATCGGGCGAATCTGCACGGTCATGCGGCTCTCCTAGCTCTCCTGCGCGGGGGCGAAAACAATATCGGTGACGGCGATCTCAGTGCCTTCGACGAAGCTCAGCTCCTGGATGCGTCCGACCGCCTTGAGGTCTTCTGCAGCCAGACGGAGCAGCTGAAGCTGCTCCGAAGTTGCCATGATAGTCGCCGAGGTCACGGCTGTCTTCTGTGACGCCTTTGCGTCGGTCTTGGCGCGTCGGATGCCGATGAGCGCCTGGCCGGCCAGGGCGAGCACCTGCGGCGCCGCATCGGGCAGTGGGACGGACACGGGCCAGCTGGCGGTGTGCACGCTGCCCTCGTTGGACCAGGACCACGCCTCCTCCGTCGCGAACGGCACGAAGGGGGCGAACATGCGCAGCAGAACGGACAGCGCGATGCGCAGTGCGGTCGTCGCCGAGGCCTGTCCGGCGCCGTCGGCGTATGCGCGCTCCTTGACCAGCTCGAGGTAGTCGTCGCAGAACGTCCAGAAGAAGCTCTCGGTGAGCTCCAGCGCGCGGGCGTGGTCGTAGTTCTCGAACGCGGCGGTTGCCTGGTCGATCACGGTGTGCAGCGAGGCGAGCATGCTGAGGTCCAGCGGCTCCGTCACCGTCTCGAGCGTGCCGGCATCCGCGCCCTGCTCGAAGCTCAAGATGAACTTGGCCGCGTTCAGGATCTTGATGGAGAGGCGGCGTCCGATCTTGATCTGGGTCGGGTTCTGCGGGTCGAAGGCCGCGTCCGTGCCGAGGCGCGAGGAGGCGGCCCAGTAGCGCACCGCGTCGGAGCCGTGCTGCTCGAGGATGTCGGCCGGGGTGACGACGTTGCCCTTGGACTTGGACATCTTCTTGCGGTCGGGGTCGACGATGAAGCCGGAGATGCTGGCGTGCTTCCACGGCGCGACGCCGTGCTCGAGCTCGGCGCGCAGCATGGAGGAGAACAGCCAGGTGCGGATGATGTCCTGGCCCTGCGGGCGCAGCGAATAGGGGAAGACCAGGTCGAACAGCTCCGGGTCGCGCTCCCAGCCGCCGGCCAGCTGCGGGGTGAGCGAGGAGGTCGCCCAGGTGTCCATGACGTCGAGCTCGCCGATGAAGCCGTTCGGGGCGCCGCGCTGGGCCTCCTCGTAGCCGGGGGCGGTGTCGCTGGACGGGTCGACGGGCAGCATCTCGCGGCCGGCGATGATCGGCGCGTCGAAGACGGGGTTGCCGTCGGCGTCCAGCGGGTACCAGACGGGGATCGGGATGCCGAAGAAGCGCTGGCG carries:
- a CDS encoding GNAT family N-acetyltransferase yields the protein MTVQIRPIADGDFFNWIGLYEGYNSFYNKQLTDQKALILWSWLVDKNHESFGYVAEEDGELIGLAHLREFARPLDASRGLFLDDLYVADSARGNGVGAALLETAKDYARENRLSVVRWITASDNEVAQLLYDKVAERTDWVTYDMDPNAEGGA